gattaattttgttttctgccGTTTGATTCAGCTCACAGAAGTTTGATTAATATCAAAGAATTGTTTGTTGGTATCACTTTCTACTTCCAGAATCTCTCTTTCATGTCTGAATTCGACAACGCTATTCCAACTGCTTTcggtatattttatttgttggatTAATATATGTTTAGTGTTCTGATGAAGTTAGAAGTTTATGCTAATAATGTATCTTAAACGGATGAAATAGATCCCTTCGCTGAGGCAAATGCTGAGGACTCTGGTGCTGGGACAAAAGATTATGTTCATGTGCGCGTACAGCAGCGAAATGGGAGGAAAAGCCTGACTACTGTTCAAGGGTTGAAGAAGGAATATAGCTACAACAAGATACTTAAGGACCTCAAGAAAGAGTTCTGCTGCAATGGAACTGTTGTCCAGGACCCTGAGTTAGGCCAGGTTTGTTTCTATCTATGTTGTTTTCAGAATGTCCTTGAGAGGTATTATCATAAATCTGTACATAGTCTGCTGTTGCAAACAAGGGGTGATTACATGCAGTCCTCAGCTCTTTTGTTATTCAAACTGTGAGAAAAATGAGCGTAAAGAATTTTGGAATATCTTCTTTGAAAATAAAGATCTTGTAaagctagattttttttatattatgggtGGGTATCAGATTCTCCATTACCCACGCATCCCCTGTGGTACAATACATTGCATGTTGGGAGCTATCTCTGACACTCCTATATTCCCTTTCTTGCTTAGAAATTTCCATCATTATCTCTTACAGTTGGTTTGAATTTGATATCTAGACCAACCCATAGAATGAACACTTGCAGCATGGACCTTGGTTTCTCATTTGGCATGGAATAGAGAAACACCACATCTGTTCAAACATTTGGTATTATTGTATTAGCAATAGTCTTTACTAGTGCATTCAATTCATAACTAGTAAGCTGTACCAACATGAAGAGAGTGTCAGCGAGGATGTGTGTAACCTTTAATCGCCCCGTCTTGTTCTTGCACTAAATACCAGTGCATAAGCCTGGTTTGGATATATTAAATGTCTTTCTGCCGAAATAATTTAGTGTGAGCGCT
This Populus alba chromosome 7, ASM523922v2, whole genome shotgun sequence DNA region includes the following protein-coding sequences:
- the LOC118032107 gene encoding protein translation factor SUI1 homolog; this encodes MSEFDNAIPTAFDPFAEANAEDSGAGTKDYVHVRVQQRNGRKSLTTVQGLKKEYSYNKILKDLKKEFCCNGTVVQDPELGQVIQLQGDQRKNVSTFLVQAGIVKKENIKIHGF